A DNA window from Elusimicrobiota bacterium contains the following coding sequences:
- a CDS encoding TolC family protein, protein MIKTLILSLLLSAPAAAQTAAGMSPLPPEQAPDRVLTWEDCVALAAQKNPGLVSSQYAKQAGRASYLGSFNGLLPGVSLSNSYSSSNGSSGKPGYSAAASASISLFDMGQIAGIRSASAGYSQAEANLRQASASLRFSLRSAFTQAFIAEKNVEVARKILEIRQRNSEEVSLKYQSGKEYKGNMLNAQAQLLQSRASLAQALRSVRTARRALDQQLGLDDFSAVSVTGTLTALAPPELPADLDELISNRPDVLVQEAVIKAQRASVASAQSPLWPSLSADYTRSRSAGYEFPGSNYGWSAGATLSYPIFGGGPTSTYFAVKGAKNNLEKSLQDLRSVRNAALVDLENNWAAYANAVDQLRVAEASLESARQRNAEAEVRYASGLLSFDNWEVIVGEWVSAEQQAIFAQSGTVTAQAAWEKSLGKALGE, encoded by the coding sequence ATGATCAAAACCCTTATCCTCAGCCTTCTGCTGTCGGCCCCGGCCGCGGCGCAGACCGCGGCCGGCATGTCGCCTTTGCCGCCCGAGCAGGCGCCCGACCGGGTGCTCACCTGGGAGGACTGCGTGGCCCTGGCCGCGCAGAAGAACCCCGGCCTAGTCTCGTCCCAGTATGCCAAGCAGGCGGGGCGCGCCTCCTACCTGGGGAGCTTCAACGGGCTCCTGCCCGGAGTCTCCCTCTCCAACAGCTACTCCTCTTCGAACGGCTCCAGCGGAAAGCCCGGCTACTCGGCCGCGGCCTCGGCCAGCATCAGCCTCTTCGATATGGGGCAGATCGCGGGCATCCGCTCGGCCTCCGCGGGCTATTCCCAGGCCGAAGCCAACCTGCGCCAAGCCTCCGCCAGCCTGCGCTTCAGCCTCCGCTCGGCCTTCACCCAGGCCTTCATCGCCGAGAAGAACGTGGAGGTGGCGCGCAAGATCCTGGAGATCCGCCAGAGGAACTCCGAGGAGGTCTCCCTGAAGTACCAGTCCGGCAAGGAGTACAAGGGCAACATGCTCAACGCCCAGGCCCAGCTCCTCCAGTCGCGGGCGAGCCTGGCGCAGGCCCTGCGCAGCGTGAGGACCGCGCGGCGCGCCTTGGACCAGCAGTTGGGCCTGGACGATTTCTCCGCGGTGTCCGTGACCGGGACGCTGACGGCCCTGGCGCCGCCGGAGCTCCCCGCCGACCTCGACGAGCTCATCTCCAACCGGCCGGACGTCCTGGTCCAGGAGGCCGTGATCAAGGCCCAGCGGGCCTCTGTGGCCTCCGCGCAAAGCCCGCTATGGCCGAGCCTGTCGGCCGATTACACCCGCTCCCGCAGCGCCGGCTATGAGTTCCCGGGCTCGAACTACGGCTGGTCGGCGGGGGCCACGCTGAGCTATCCCATCTTCGGCGGCGGGCCCACGTCCACCTATTTCGCGGTCAAGGGCGCGAAGAACAATCTGGAGAAGTCCCTGCAGGACCTGCGCTCGGTGCGCAACGCGGCGCTCGTGGACCTGGAGAACAACTGGGCCGCATACGCCAACGCCGTGGACCAGCTCCGGGTGGCGGAGGCCAGCCTGGAGTCCGCGCGCCAGCGCAACGCCGAGGCCGAGGTCCGCTACGCCAGCGGCCTGCTCAGCTTCGACAACTGGGAAGTCATCGTCGGCGAGTGGGTCAGCGCCGAGCAGCAGGCCATATTCGCCCAGTCCGGCACGGTGACGGCGCAGGCGGCATGGGAAAAATCTCTGGGAAAGGCTTTGGGGGAATAG
- a CDS encoding efflux RND transporter periplasmic adaptor subunit yields MKKILIIVLVLGVLGAGGWALKSKFSKPARPDAVAVKAAEASIEQTVEATGSVAPYHRVEIKAAIGGRIEKLLVKEGDRVSQGQIIAWMSSTDRAAILDAARAQGPEVLKKWQDAYKPTPIIAPLPGVIILNNVVEGQTVDSSVVIYAMSDILIVVAQVDESDIGRIHVAMPARITLDSYPDKKDEAKVFDILYEGKNVSNVIQYQVKIKLDKLPAYFRSQMTANISFILNRKEKALLVPASAVREKDGVKQVLTPSPEPGGKDVWKEVKTGIENDTSVEIVSGLAAGDTVLIRQARYVPQAAAASSPLAMGGGRPSGPSGQAPRGGGGGGGGGR; encoded by the coding sequence ATGAAGAAGATCCTTATCATCGTACTGGTCTTGGGAGTGCTAGGGGCAGGCGGCTGGGCCCTGAAGAGCAAGTTCTCCAAGCCCGCGCGGCCGGACGCGGTCGCGGTCAAGGCCGCCGAGGCCTCTATCGAGCAGACCGTTGAAGCCACGGGGTCCGTGGCGCCGTACCACCGCGTCGAGATCAAAGCGGCCATCGGGGGGCGCATCGAGAAGCTCCTGGTCAAGGAGGGCGACCGGGTGAGCCAGGGCCAGATCATCGCCTGGATGAGCTCCACCGACCGCGCCGCCATCCTCGACGCCGCCCGGGCGCAGGGCCCCGAGGTTCTCAAGAAATGGCAGGACGCCTATAAGCCGACGCCCATCATCGCGCCCCTGCCCGGGGTCATAATCCTCAACAACGTGGTCGAGGGCCAGACCGTGGATTCCAGCGTGGTCATCTATGCCATGTCCGACATCCTCATCGTCGTCGCGCAAGTCGACGAGTCTGACATCGGACGCATCCACGTCGCGATGCCCGCGCGCATCACCTTGGACTCCTACCCCGACAAGAAGGACGAGGCCAAGGTCTTCGACATCCTCTACGAGGGCAAGAACGTGTCCAACGTCATCCAGTACCAGGTCAAGATCAAGCTCGACAAGCTCCCCGCCTATTTCCGGTCCCAGATGACGGCCAACATCAGCTTCATCCTCAACCGCAAGGAGAAAGCCCTGCTGGTCCCGGCCAGCGCGGTGCGCGAGAAAGACGGCGTCAAGCAGGTCCTCACTCCCAGCCCCGAGCCCGGCGGCAAGGACGTCTGGAAGGAGGTCAAGACCGGCATCGAGAACGACACCTCGGTGGAGATCGTCTCGGGCCTGGCCGCCGGAGACACGGTCCTCATCCGCCAGGCGCGCTACGTGCCCCAGGCCGCCGCGGCCAGCAGCCCGCTGGCCATGGGCGGCGGCAGGCCCAGCGGCCCCTCCGGACAGGCGCCGCGGGGCGGCGGGGGCGGCGGAGGCGGAGGCCGCTGA